CCTTAGCCGTGCGAATTAGATGAATAATCAGGGTTTGGGACAGCAGCCCATAGACAAACCAGCCCGACTGAAACAGCGCCGCATCGGCGGGCACATTGAACCCCAGCACCCCCCACAGCACCGCAAACGTCACATAGTCAAACATGGAACTGACAGGCCCGAGGCACAGCATGAACCGTCGCAAATCCCCCACAGACCAGCGCTGGGGCTGGGCTAGGTAGGACTCATCCACTCGGTCAAAGGGAATCGCCGTTTGGGACAGGTCGTACAGCAGGTTTTGCACCAGCAGTTGCAGCGGCTGCATGGGCAAGAAGGGCAACAGGGCGCTGGCCCCCATCACGCTCAGCACATTGCCAAAGTTGGAGCTGGTCGCCATCTTCAGATACTTGATGATATTGCCAAAGGTGCGGCGACCTTCCACGATGCCCTGCTCCAGCACCAGCAGGCTCTTTTCAAGCAAGATTACATCGGCCGACTCCTTGGCCACATCCACCGCCGACTCTACCGAAATGCCCACATCCGCCTCTCGCAGAGCCAACGCATCGTTGACCCCATCGCCCAAATAGCCCACCGTATGTCCCTGCTGTTTGAGAACCTGCACAATTCGGGCTTTTTGCAGGGGCGATAGCTTGGCGAATAGGGTTGTGTTCTCGGCAACGGCGGCCAGTTCCTCATCGCTCATCGGGTCAATCGCCGAGCCAAGGCAGACTTGCTGAACGGGCAGCCCGACTTCTTGACAAATCGTGCGGGCAACATGCTCATTGTCCCCAGTCAGCACCTTGACGCGCACGTTGTATTGCTGCAAGGCGGCGATCGCCCCCTTTGCCGTCTCCTGCGGCGGATCGAGAAACGTCAGGTATCCCACCAGCCTTAGCCCCGCCTCATCTGTCGGGTCGTAGTGATCCTGCGGCGCATCCAGCCGCTTGCAGGCCACAGCCAGCACCCGAAACCCCTGCTGGCTAAACTGCTGGGCTGTTTGGAGGGTCTGCTGATGCAGCGCTTCGGTCAGGGGCGTTGGCTCTCCCTGATGCTGGATGTAGCTGCATAGACCCAGCACCTCTTCCACAGCCCCTTTGCAGATTAGCCGCGGAAAACCCTCCTGCTCGACCACCACAGACAGCCGCCGCCGCGCAAAATCGAAGGGCACTTCCCCCAGCTTGCGATGGGTCAACGCAGACTGGGACAAGGCACTCGCGTCGGCCGCTTCCAAAATGGCATCGTCCAGTCGGTTTTGAATGCCCGTCTGGTAATAACTGTTCAAATAGGCATCGGCTAGCGGATCGGGGCTGGACTGCCCCAGAGGGGCGATCGCACTGTGAAACGACACCTGGTTTTGGGTGAGCGTGCCCGTCTTGTCGGTACACAGCAGGTCAACTGCGCCCAGGTTTTGCACCGCATCCAGCCGCTTGGCCAGCATCTGCTGTTGGGCCAGGGCACTGACCCCGCGCGTCAAGCCGATGCTGAGAATCAGAGGCAATAGCTCTGGCACCAGACCTACAGCAACCGCCACCCCAAAGATCAGGGAAGTTGTCCACTGCCCGCGAACCAGGCCGTTGAGCAAAACCGCGCTGGGAGCCATGATGGCGATGAACCCGATCAGCAGCCAGGTGATCTGGTTGATACCCGTGTCAAAGCTAGTGGGCGATCGCCGTCCGATCAGCGCTTGCGACAGCCGTCCCAAATAGGTCTGCGCTCCGGTGGCGATCACCACGGCGCGAGCGCTGCCGCCCAATACCGTGGTTCCCATAAAGCAAAGATTGGGCAGCGTCCACCAGTCTCCGTTGGGCGATGTCGCAGCGCGAACGGCGCTGTATTTTTGCACCAGATCCGACTCCCCCGTGAGGATCGACTGGCCCACAAAGAAGTGATTGGCCTCCAGCAGCCGCACATCCGCAGGCACCATATCTCCCGGTGCCAGATGCACGACATCCCCCGGCACCAGCTTGCGAATGGGGACTTCCTGGCGACGCTCGGCCGGCAGCAGATCGTCGTAGCGGCTGACGGTGGCGGTGGTTTCGACCAGGGCCCGCAGCTTTTCGGCGGCGCGGCTAGAGCGATATTCCCGCGCAAACCGCAGCACCCCGCTGAGCAGCACGATCCCCAGGAGTAGCGCTGCACCCCGCAGATCGCGAGTGAGCCAGGCGGCGATCGCCAGCACCAGCAGCAGATACACAAACGGGCTATTGAAGGCGCGGAATAACTGCTGATACCAAGCGGGGGTAGTGTCGTGGGCAATTTCATTAGGCCCAAACTGGCGGCGACGCTGGCGGGCCTGCACGGCCGTTAGCCCGTAGGGATGGGTTTCAAGCTGGTTTAGCAGATGATGAGGATCAGTTTGAGCCGCGTTTACCGCAAGCGGCAGCAACGACCCGCCAGACGCAGCAGGCAGGGCGCGACGGGACGCAACAGAAAACCAGGAGGGCATAGGGCAAACACCTCGCCAGAGGTCTGCTTTTCATGATGCCGTGCTGGGGCGATCGCCGACGTGTCCAGCCATACCCCGACCCATACAAGTCTGCTGCTACAAGCCTGCTGCATCCCAACGCTGCAAAAGTCAATTCCAGCACCCCTACCCTACCATAGGCTGAATAGCCTATGCAGGAGGATGCCCAATGGTTCTCAAAACGGCCATCGTGGAAACTGAGGCAATCATCCCCACGCCCAGTGGAGAGATGCCCGCCTTTCTCTATCGCCCCGCTGCGCCCGCTGCGTCGGCCTCCAGCCCCGCCGTTCTCTTGCTGATGGAAGCCTTTGGGCTAACCCCCCACATTCGGGACGTAGCGACTCGCACCGCCGCCAAGGGCTACGTCGTCCTCACGCCAGACCTGTACTACCGCGAATGGCCCCACAATAAATTTGGCTATGACGAGGTGGAACAGGCGATGGCAACCATGTATCGCATGGATTTTGGGCAGCCCGTAGAACAGGACCTAAAGGCGGCGATCGCCTTCCTCAAGGCGCAACCCGACGTTTCACCCGACCGAATTGGCGTTACCGGGTTTTGCCTGGGCGGGGGGTTGACCTTTTTAACGGCGTGTCGATTTTCCAGCGACATCGCAGCGGCGGCTCCGTTTTACGGCATGGTATTGGACGATTGGGTAGAGGCGATCAAAGACATCACTGTGCCCGTCTACCTGTTTCACGGCGGCGCTGATCCGTTTATTCCATCGGAGCGCGTACAGCACATCGAGGCGCGATTCAAAGACCTGGGCAAAGCGTATTGGCTCAAAGTGTATCCCGATGCCGACCACGGATTTTTCTGTCACGAGCGATCGTCCTACAATGCCGCCGCCGCTGAGGATGCGTGGCAAGCGCTAACCCAGTTTCTCCATCAACATCTCAACAGGGTTTCCTAAGTCTTATGTCTCTTCCCACGCTCTTTGTCTCCCACGGCGCACCGGATTTACCGCTCTATGAAACTGCGCCTGCCGTTGAATTTCTCAAGCATCTGGGCGCTCAGTGGCCGCGCCCCAAATCCATCCTCGCTGTGTCGGCCCACTGGGAGACGCGATCGCCCGCCGTGAGTATCGCGCCCCACCCAGAGACGATTCACGACTTTGGCGGCTTTCCACCAGAAACCTATGCCTTTCAATATCCCGCACCCGGTGCGCCGGAACTGGCAGAGCGGGTAGAAAAACTGCTGACACAAGCGGGCATGAGCGTCACCCTCGACCCCAGTCGGGGACTCGATCACGGTGCATGGGAGCCACTCATGCTGATGTATCCAGCAGCCGACATTCCCGTGACGCAGCTTTCGGTGCAGCCGCGGCTGGGCACGGCCCATCACCTGCAACTGGGCCGGGCGATCGCCCCACTCCGGGAGGACGATGTGCTGATCCTTGCCAGTGGGGCCGCCACGCACAACCTGCGGGCCTTTGGCGGCTATGCTTTCGACGCAGCCCCGCCCGCCTGGGTAGCAGCATTTGACCAGTGGCTCGCAGCGGCGATCGCCCAGGGAGACACTGACGCACTGCTGCACTATCGCCAAGTCGCCCCCCACGCCGCCGACAATCATCCCAGCGAGGAACACTTTTTGCCGCTGCTGGTGGCGATGGGGGCAGGGGGCGATCGCGGCATCCAACTTCATCACAGCACCACCTACGGCATCCTCAGCATGGCCGCCTATGGGCTTGTTCAATAAAGCCAAACGTTCAAGGAAAAAATTAACGCTCCTGCGTCTGGCCACTGCTGACGCGCCCCCTTTTGCATTAGCGTTGCATTAGCGTGCAAAGCGGTCATACCGATTCTCGATTCTGGATTTGCGACTTTGGATTTGCCATCTTAGATTGCCAGTTAGATTGCGAGTCAAACCTTTACGGAATGTCCAGCCGTTTCATTCATCGCCCCACTCAGGAGAAGTGATATCAGTATCAATGTCCGAATCAATGTCTGCATCGGGTGTATCCCACTTTTGTAACCCTCACCCTAAATCCCTTGTAACCCTCACCCTAAATCCCTCTCCCAAAGCGGGAGAGGGACTGCCAATCCGGCTCCCCTTCTCCCGTTTTGGGAGAAGGGGCTGGGGGATGAGGGCAAACTTGCAGAACTGGAATGCGCCCTCCGCATCAATGTCCGAAGTCTTTACCCATCATTCTTAATTTCTGACAAATCCCTCAAGAAATATTTTCAAAAATCAATGGTTGCCTTCATACCATTTTTTGCCAGACCGTTTATTCTAAACGGGAGGGTGGCTCCGATCATCCTCGCAGAAGCAGACAGCGGTGGGGGCTACTGGCTGTCTGCTTCTTGCATTTGGACGCATAGAACAACTCAGGGAAAAACTCAGGCATGTTGAGTCAGGCATTTTTGAGAAAAATCGCCTCCCAGCCGTGGGGGCCAAATTCTTTTTGAAACTCGCTGATCACCCAGGCAATCGACTTGCCCTGGCGCTGGGCAACGCGCATCAGGTAATTCTTATAGTTGTGCTTGTCTTCTAGCGTAGGCGATGCGCCAAAGATGGAGCCGAGGCACCAGGCATCCTTGGGCATACAGTTAAATTTTTCAAAAAAGCGGCGATCGCTCCAGGAGGGGGCCGCGCCTTCCTGATAGCTGCGCTTGCGCTGAGCATGGAAAAAGCGCAGCATTTCTTGCTCCTCGAGCATCCGCACCTGTTCGTCGCTCAGCACCTCTTCCAGGTCATCCAGACATACCTGGCTCTCGTCTCGCCATTCGTG
The Thermoleptolyngbya sichuanensis A183 DNA segment above includes these coding regions:
- a CDS encoding dienelactone hydrolase family protein; this translates as MVLKTAIVETEAIIPTPSGEMPAFLYRPAAPAASASSPAVLLLMEAFGLTPHIRDVATRTAAKGYVVLTPDLYYREWPHNKFGYDEVEQAMATMYRMDFGQPVEQDLKAAIAFLKAQPDVSPDRIGVTGFCLGGGLTFLTACRFSSDIAAAAPFYGMVLDDWVEAIKDITVPVYLFHGGADPFIPSERVQHIEARFKDLGKAYWLKVYPDADHGFFCHERSSYNAAAAEDAWQALTQFLHQHLNRVS
- a CDS encoding DODA-type extradiol aromatic ring-opening family dioxygenase, with the protein product MSLPTLFVSHGAPDLPLYETAPAVEFLKHLGAQWPRPKSILAVSAHWETRSPAVSIAPHPETIHDFGGFPPETYAFQYPAPGAPELAERVEKLLTQAGMSVTLDPSRGLDHGAWEPLMLMYPAADIPVTQLSVQPRLGTAHHLQLGRAIAPLREDDVLILASGAATHNLRAFGGYAFDAAPPAWVAAFDQWLAAAIAQGDTDALLHYRQVAPHAADNHPSEEHFLPLLVAMGAGGDRGIQLHHSTTYGILSMAAYGLVQ
- the mgtA gene encoding magnesium-translocating P-type ATPase, encoding MPSWFSVASRRALPAASGGSLLPLAVNAAQTDPHHLLNQLETHPYGLTAVQARQRRRQFGPNEIAHDTTPAWYQQLFRAFNSPFVYLLLVLAIAAWLTRDLRGAALLLGIVLLSGVLRFAREYRSSRAAEKLRALVETTATVSRYDDLLPAERRQEVPIRKLVPGDVVHLAPGDMVPADVRLLEANHFFVGQSILTGESDLVQKYSAVRAATSPNGDWWTLPNLCFMGTTVLGGSARAVVIATGAQTYLGRLSQALIGRRSPTSFDTGINQITWLLIGFIAIMAPSAVLLNGLVRGQWTTSLIFGVAVAVGLVPELLPLILSIGLTRGVSALAQQQMLAKRLDAVQNLGAVDLLCTDKTGTLTQNQVSFHSAIAPLGQSSPDPLADAYLNSYYQTGIQNRLDDAILEAADASALSQSALTHRKLGEVPFDFARRRLSVVVEQEGFPRLICKGAVEEVLGLCSYIQHQGEPTPLTEALHQQTLQTAQQFSQQGFRVLAVACKRLDAPQDHYDPTDEAGLRLVGYLTFLDPPQETAKGAIAALQQYNVRVKVLTGDNEHVARTICQEVGLPVQQVCLGSAIDPMSDEELAAVAENTTLFAKLSPLQKARIVQVLKQQGHTVGYLGDGVNDALALREADVGISVESAVDVAKESADVILLEKSLLVLEQGIVEGRRTFGNIIKYLKMATSSNFGNVLSVMGASALLPFLPMQPLQLLVQNLLYDLSQTAIPFDRVDESYLAQPQRWSVGDLRRFMLCLGPVSSMFDYVTFAVLWGVLGFNVPADAALFQSGWFVYGLLSQTLIIHLIRTAKAPFTESTAALPVLGMTGLVMAIALLLPFTSVDASIGLVPLPARYFLWLFAILLGYWLVTRGVKAAYIRRFKTWL